The genomic segment TAGGACGGGATTGGAAGGGTTAGAAACCTCTTCAAGCTCTGATTCTGCCAGTGACAGTGATCTTGATGAATCTCCTTGCTCATCATCTTCGTCATCATCAGATTCTAAATACTATGAGAACATTAAAGAGAGACTACAAAGCCCTGAATCTCAGAGCAGCCCAGAGGAACTGGGGCAAGGCAGTTCTGATGGATCACACCAAATGCTAGAGGGGCATTCCAGTTCTGATAGATCACACCAAATGCTGGAGGGTCAAGCCAGTTGCAGTGGTTCAGACCAAATGCTAGAGGGGCCTTCAAGTTCTGCTGGAGCGCAGTGGCAATCCAGTTCTAAAGGCACTGAACTAGTTCAGGAGTCGCAATCCATTCCGGTAGAATCGGAACAAAATATGGAGTCTCAAAACAGCTCAGATGAATCAAAACAAACAACAGCTTTCAACAACAGTGGAATCAATGTTGAATGTGAGAATGTAACCAGCCCAGGCAGTACTGGACAGAACGGACAGACTCCTAATGATGGGCTGAGACCTGCATCTCCCAGTATCCCGATATCCAAACAGGAACTTCAGCAGCCATCAAACGCTGTGAGTAAATGTAGTGTggtgtgtgcagtgcagattgcTATCCATTTTTCTCcctgtgttaagaaagggagccCCCactaaaagatgtattagacctacatgttaatcaaaatctgacccccgacttctgcatgaagagagaatgaaaaaGGACAAATGCTGAGAGGGAAATAGTAAAGAGAACTTGATTATTTAACTTGATTCTtccagtttttattacttattttgtgcaacagttcccctttaatttgcagCCAAAGGTATAGTGTTTATTGCAGCGTCAATACTGGTGCCTACAAAAGTCTTGTGTTTCCCAAACCGATGACTGACAACCTTCTGTCTTCCTGTCTGGAACATCTAACAAACCCCCCTTCCTTTTAATCTCAAGTCTATAGTTTTAGGTGGAATGTAAGATAATTCCTATTCAAGATATAGAAAGTAAGGGACATTCAGACATGATCAAGAAAAGGTTAAAGCGATCAAttcagtaaatataatttcattttCTGAAGTTACCGGCTTCTAACGTGCAGGAATTTCACTGTGCCTTTACCAAGTTGCTTTGTCTGCTTGCTTTCCTGAAATAGTCAccgctaagggtgaagacactcagagctacttgtcatggctactaaacgccataaaataccctgccatactgagaattgcccctgctaaaacacaggtagagacaattatcagtaaatgatcagcattgtctgttttagtagccatgacaagtagcagctactagtagctctgtgtgtcttcaccctaaactaTACCTGAGTAGCAGCTGCCAGTTACTCTGCTCTTCTCTACCAATGGACTACTTGCAAACAACAGCAGGAGTTACATTTTGCCCCAGTCCATCAACCAATCCGCTGTTATGTTTATAAGGTGCAGTTGGAGTTAACAGTGATGAAAGCTGCTGATTGCCCACCGTAGGTCACTAGATCTGAACATTACAGTAGGACATTTGTACGTTACATTTGCACTGTAGTCAAATGGTCTCTTCTCTCTCTATAGGAAACGTTGCCTATAGACCTCCTGGCCTTTAAGACTGCGGCGGAGCTGGAAGCCCTAGGATTGGAGAAGCTGAAACTGGAGCTGGGGGCTCTTGCCCTAAAATGTGGCGGAACCCTGCAAGAGCGGGCGGCAAGGCTGTTTTCTGTGCGCGGACTTTCCAGAGACCAGATTGACCCGTCGCTGTTTGCCAAACCTGCCAAAGGAAAGAAGAAATGAAATGGCTCCATTGAGTTTTTACTGCCCATCTTTTTATGAGCCCcatcttttatttttctacagcaatgcttaatttttttacctaCAGTTCCTGGCTCATTGTTGCATATCTATCCCAGACTCATCTTTTGCTCGTCTGATTTCAGAAATGGAATATATCATCTGGAAATAAAGTTATTTTGAaccagctttaaaggagaaattgCAATACATATTGTAGGGGTGTTTAATATAAGCCACTACTCACCAAATGCTCAGGTAGAGACAGTGTCATTTTTCCTTTCCTATGTTTTGCTTTGCTTCAGCTCTTCACTCATGGCTGCTGTCTCAAgcttggccatacacgcaccgattatattgtacaaaacctcatttcatatgatatttggtgcgtgtatagcGGCTCGACGGGGAGACTGATATCGCAGAAGTCTATgtagcaaaatctacgttcagggctaaatcggcagaaggaggtagaatttctattatttctccctccatatctaacgattcagccctgaacgtcggTGGGGGGTGGGAACAagtcgcacaaaagatcaaaatggctatgtgtatggccacctttaggcttgtaAAGTTTCTATTGGCTTTTTTGCGATGGGGGTTAATCAGGACTGGGGGAGGGGTCAAAAAATCCTACTTCACATGCACCTGCGTAATATGCCAAACAGGGGCGCTCGTCATTATACTCATGCGTGTCCCCCAACATGGCCAGTTGTATCAGGTACTCCCTCGAAATGCAGAAGGCATGGAGCTTGTAAGGGACATGTAGTAATGTTTGCCCAAACCAGAGTGCAGGCCCCATTAGTAGCACCTCTGGTGAGGGAAACCAGTTTGCTATGATAGGTGCCTTTTAAAAGGCATGCATTTTTAGCCAGGGGGGAGGGTTGGAGGGTCAAACTGGCTCCAATCAGGGCTTTAGTGCTTAGGACTATATCATTTCATAGGTGAGAAGGTTACCTTTAAAAGTAACCTTCAGTATGATGTGCAGAGAGGCAGTATCCAAACTGAGGCTTACAGGTACACATATTGGCTTCTTTGAGAATTTAGGGGCCACCAGGATGTCCAAGAACTTTGTATCTTTTATAGTAACCTAGTCCCCGAGAAAGTCCCCATCAAGTGCTCATAACTAGCTAACAGTCTGGGTTCGCTGTCCAGTAAAACAGCATGAAATATTTTGGGCATCTATTTTGTACAGCTGATTTGTGTtcatgctgaattgtgcttagtacaggggaatccctatgtgccatagtttcatggtatctctctgtacaggctatgagcaaacttagggggctattcctgctgaattgtgcttagtacaggggaatccctatgtgccatagttttatggtatatctctgtacaggctatgagcaaacttagggggctgttcctgctgaattgtgcttagtacaggggaatccctatgtgccatagtttcatggtatctctctgtacaggctatgagcaaacttagggggctgttcttgctgaattgtgcttagtacaggggaatccctatgtgccatagttttatggtatctctctgtacaggctatgagcaaacttagggggctgttcttgctgaattgtgcttagtacaggggaatccctatactgcCCTAGTTGGAGGTGCTTAAAACCATGGGAGAACTTCCATTAAAAACTCAGTCAAAGCCCAGGAGTTTAGAGAGCTCCTATTATGCACGCACAGAGCTGCTGTACAGGTGGAAGTGTAGAAGAGCTTCATCCAACAGGTACTGTGTACTACACCTTGCTCAGTGAATGTAGTTCATCTGTATGGGCAGAAGGTGGTGCTGTTTCTCTCCCTAAGGCTGATGTGAGGTTGTGCTGCAGTCCCAGTCCTTGGCTGCTTCAGTTGTAAGttgcattatgcaaaacattaggGTTCTATCGAGATCCTCAACATATTGTTCTGCTATGAATTTCAGCTGAGCTGTAGAATATGGGAACTCTGTGTCTGTGTCCCTCATATATGGCTACTTATATGGCTACTGTCAGCCTTTTGGAAAAGGACAAATCCAGGAGATAATAAATATTTAGGGCTTTTGTGTCTGAGCAAATCAAAGTTAATTCTGTATCCGTGAGAGGGTGTTGTTTAACCTTAATCCTCAAAACTTCCATCATGTTTGTGATGATTTGGCCACTGGAGGGCACTGTTTCAGAGATAAATACTGCGCTGGCTACAGAGTATCCTATATCTGCATGTTTCATTGAACAAAAATTAGACATATGCTCTGTTTCCCgttagggttaagacacactgagttactagtagcagctacctgtcgcGCTGatcatgctgatcatttactgataattgttgcTACGTGTGTTTAGcggaagcaattctcagtattgtctatggcaggggattttctggcgtttagtagtaACTGCTGCTAAGTAgccctgtgtcttcaccctgccatagacaatactgagaattgcctctgctaaaacacagttagagacaattatcagtaaatgatcagcattgtctattttagtagccgtgacaagtagctgctactagtagctccatgtgtcttcaccattaagcAGACTCTTTTTGCAACTTCAAAACCCTCACCCCAAATGAAGGCCTGCAGGCAAGATGTGGCCCCTTCTCCAAGAGATTTATATGGATCCCAGGCAGTGCTGGCCCAACCCGATCAGGCACCTCAGGCCTGCCCCAACCAGCGCCCTCCCTCTCTCATCCCTGCTCACATACAGTATTAGGATTAGGAGTGGCCATATTGCTTACTGGCACTACACAGtgctaatgtttatattttaatatgatcTCTCCAATATTTTCTATGGGGAGGGCACATATACCCACAGGCTATAATAAGGatgatcccatatatatatatatatatatatatatatacacacacagggccACATCTGGCTTTCCAGAGTGGCAGTCCTACTAAAATGGATGTTATAGAACACCCTGGTGTTTGGTGACCTATGTTACTTGgcctattttattattaacatttatttataaagcgccaacataccccgcagcgctgtacaatatgtgggtttcatacaatggacatacagagtaacatataaagcaatcagtaaccaatacaagaggtgaagggagccctgcccaaaagagcttacaatctgtcaCTTGGCCTACTGACAATATAAGAGCCATGAAGTGGTGTTTTGACTGCTCTCCCCGAGTGCAATAGGGTACTCAGTGTATTAATAAATTTATGCTTTTTACAAAGCCAATGAGCATGCAGCCACTCTGTAAGCCTGCATTCAGCCAATGAGTAGATACAAAACACCATTTAGTGTACATTCAGCCTATGAGCATTCAGGCAGCCAATAAACATACACCTATATAGCAGCCTATGAGTACACAGCCAATTAGTATGCAAGCTGCCTATGAGCCTGCACTGCCACCTCCCCCTCGGAGCACCCCACTGTAGCGCCTCTATATAAAGGACCCCCCCATACTTGGTGCTTGTTTAGAGAAACACGTGCTGATTGTTCATTCTCCACTGATTGGGATTAACTGCATAGGGGCAATTACTCTCCCTCTCGTTAGGTTTGTTTAAGGCTTGTTATCTCCCCGGTGCAAATGATCTGCTCTGATTTCTTTACTTAATCACTTTGTGCTGTTAACATCGTGTTAGGTAAACAGGCATCAGGGGGTTAATTAGCACTCCCTCCTTATTATTTGCCAGCGCGGGTCTTATCAATATCAATTAGATACACCATGAGAAATAAGGAAAAAGGTAAAGATATCCCACAGTCCATGAACGGTATTATAGCTTAGCAAGCTATTTGGTGCAAAATCAGGTTATTTTTGTGAGGGGGGTGGGTTGGAAAGAGCCACTGGAGTTCTTTTTTAATGTTATCTTAGATTTAGTGGCCTCTCAACAGAAATCATTCATTATACACAGTGTTTCGGCTCCTTTATGGGCCTTTTATATAGATAGTTGCTGTCACATTTTCCTGCTGCACCTGCTCTCTTTTTCTAGATGCTACACATGGATGGCAGGATCATTATGTGACCCCCGCTGCCAGGGCTGGAAGGGGTGCTGGGGGTAACTGGAGGGAAACCAAGAGACTGGCAGTGGGG from the Xenopus tropicalis strain Nigerian chromosome 5, UCB_Xtro_10.0, whole genome shotgun sequence genome contains:
- the sde2 gene encoding replication stress response regulator SDE2 (The RefSeq protein has 4 substitutions, 1 non-frameshifting indel compared to this genomic sequence) → MASVWVRDALSSRLQLVRVAPGAAALDLLSQAGTAIPLTDFYITCNGHLADLEEKLQDGRTYSIVPRLCGGKGGFGSMLRALGAQIEKTTNREACRDLSGRRLRDVNHEKAMAEWIKKQADREAEKEQRRLERLQRKLAEPKHYFTDPEYHKQCHDMSERLEEAVIKGLQASSSSMASAESDDTRKRKKDMYSSKGTPGKKKCFWTGLEGLETSSSSDSASDSDLDESPCSSSSSSSDSKYYENIKERLQSPESQSSPEELGQGSSDGSHQMLEGHSSSDRSHQMLEGQASCSGSDQMLEGPSSSAGAQWQSSSKGTELVQESQSIPVESEQNMESQNSSDESKQTAFNNSGINVECENVTSPGSTGQDGQTPNDGVRPASPSIPISKQELQQPSNAETSPIDLLAFKTAAELEALGLEKLKLELGALALKCGGTLQERAARLFSVRGLPRDQIDPSLFAKPAKGKKK